One segment of Primulina tabacum isolate GXHZ01 chromosome 14, ASM2559414v2, whole genome shotgun sequence DNA contains the following:
- the LOC142523747 gene encoding uncharacterized protein LOC142523747: protein MDPLASSTAFRPPVMDCSNYALWKVMMRMFIKSIEERAWQRVLDGWSPPRILDDDGDSRSKLENSWSNDEIQTSNFNSKELNAIFTSVDVNIFSLITNCISAKEAWNILQKHCEWSESVRRTKLRMLTSKFESLRMDENETIVEYDRRLREIANEAFGLGDPIKNKGKAVALQTIDDSMNSLIQEANESDLGEESISLINKKFGDYLKRMRDKKKSVSTPKSSFVPFERNKMPASVQGNFRSKNEALGRPEGKKLDSVQCRECSGFSHYANECANRLRRNKNMAVTLSDEDTDEDHDSKEGDDCTSFTAIQIDTKKLQVNPFCVATGVATPGRNTKSISRCFNAKSLDNSDLDNIQESDQEELTVKDNLEKSSKTLAKFNSSSSKLDIMLTMGKDSRSGLGYVESMYEHGAWYFDSECSRHMTGSKEHLIDYLEVKSGRVTYGGGAKGRIVGKGTLNFDGLPVLHNVLHVEGLNSNLISISQLCDDDLHELGLLIIAILWEKVMIAWSAKVRNLDLWHQKLGHVSFKTLKNLCKFEVVREKYKEDNTEGLLDTSEPSTSTGVEPSEVTPGTTPPLNKTEAMENEDVDDDVVIIDSGRDILSKIQKNHPSSKIIGEIHDDVQIRKKEKVDY, encoded by the exons ATGGATCCGCTAGCATCTAGCACTGCTTTTAGACCACCGGTTATGGATTGTTCAAACTATGCACTCTGGAAAGTTATGATGAGGATGTTCATCAAATCTATTGAAGAAAGAGCATGGCAACGAGTCTTAGACGGCTGGTCTCCACCTAGGATACTTGATGATGATGGAGATAGTAGAAGTAAACTAGAGAATTCATGGTCCAATGATGAAATTCAAACCTCAAACTTTAACTCAAAGGAACTCAATGCTATATTCACCTCTGTTGATGTCAACATTTTCAGCCTCATCACCAACTGCATCTCTGCCAAAGAAGCATGGAATATTCTACAAAAACACTGCGAATGGTCTGAAAGTGTTCGCAGAACCAAACTCAGGATGTTAACCTCCAAATTTGAAAGCCTGAGAATGGACGAAAATGAGACTATTGTAGAATATGATAGAAGATTACGTGAGATTGCAAATGAGGCTTTTGGTCTCGGTGATCCTAT AAAAAATAAAGGGAAGGCCGTTGCTTTACAAACCATAGATGACTCCATGAATAGTCTAATTCAAGAGGCAAATGAATCTGATCTTGGTGAGGAGTCAATCTCCCTGATTAATAAGAAGTTTGGTGACTACTTGAAACGAATGAGAGACAAAAAGAAAAGTGTGTCAACACCAAAATCTTCTTTTGTTCCTTTTGAAAGAAATAAAATGCCTGCATCTGTTCAAGGGAATTTTAGATCAAAGAATGAAGCTTTGGGTCGACCAGAGGGAAAGAAACTTGACTCAGTCCAGTGTCGAGAATGCTCTGGATTTAGCCATTATGCAAATGAGTGTGCCAACCGACTTCGAAGAAATAAAAACATGGCAGTCACCTTGAGTGACGAGGACACTGATGAAGACCATGATTCTAAAGAAGGAGACGATTGTACCTCCTTTACTGCTATCCAGATAGATACGAAGAAACTGCAGGTCAATCCCTTTTGTGTTGCTactggtgttgcaacaccaggCCGCAACACTAAGTCAATATCACGATGTTTTAATGCTAAATCGCTGGATAACTCAGATCTCGATAATATCCAGGAATCTGACCAAGAAGAACTAACT GTCAAGGacaatcttgaaaaatcatcaaaaacacTTGCAAAATTCAACTCAAGCTCATCAAAACTTGACATAATGCTGACTATGGGAAAGGACAGCAGATCTGGGCTTGGGTATGTGGAAAGTATGTATGAACATG gtGCATGGTACTTTGATAGTGAGTGTTCTCGTCACATGACTGGATCCAAAGAACATCTTATTGATTATCTTGAAGTAAAAAGTGGACGAGTAACCTATGGAGGTGGTGCCAAAGGGAGAATTGTAGGCAAGGGAACCCTGAATTTTGATGGACTTCCCGTACTTCACAATGTCCTACATGTTGAAGGACTTAATTCgaacttaataagcataagtcaactctGTGATGATGATTTACAT GAACTCGGTCTGCTAATAATTGCTATCTTGTGGGAGAAGGTGATGATTGCCTGGAGTGCCAAGGTAAGAAATTTGGatctatggcatcaaaaactggGTCATGTGAGCTTCAAGACCTTGAAGAATCTGTGTAAATTTGAAGTTgtgagag AGAAATATAAAGAGGATAATACTGAAGGACTACTGGATACAAGTGAGCCATCGACCAGCACTGGTGTTGAGCCCAGTGAGGTAACACCGGGCACAACACCACCTCTGAACAAAACAGAAGCCATGGAAAATGAAGATGTTGATGATGATGTTGTGATAATCGACAGCGGGAGAGATATCCTcagcaaaattcagaaaaatcacCCATCATCAAAAATCATTGGCGAAATACATGATGATGTGCAAATAAGGAAAAAGGAGAAGGTTGACTACTGA